A region from the Streptomyces tsukubensis genome encodes:
- a CDS encoding bacterial proteasome activator family protein, whose amino-acid sequence MDMPRNERSQESPHVLVVGQDGMALGGGDGNGDDESREVPVTDMVEQPAKVMRIGSMIKQLLEEVRAAPLDEASRVRLKEIHASSVKELEDGLAPELVEELERLSLPFTNEAVPSEAELRIAQAQLVGWLEGLFHGIQTALFAQQMAARAQLEQMRRALPPGAPHDDDPAHGALRSGPYL is encoded by the coding sequence ATGGATATGCCGAGGAACGAACGCTCGCAGGAGAGTCCCCACGTCCTCGTCGTGGGGCAGGACGGCATGGCTCTCGGCGGCGGTGACGGTAACGGCGACGACGAGTCTCGTGAGGTCCCCGTGACGGACATGGTGGAACAGCCGGCCAAGGTCATGCGGATCGGCAGCATGATCAAGCAGCTGCTGGAGGAAGTGAGGGCGGCTCCTCTCGACGAGGCGAGCCGGGTACGGCTGAAGGAGATCCACGCCAGCTCCGTGAAGGAGCTGGAGGACGGTCTCGCGCCCGAGCTGGTCGAGGAGTTGGAGCGGCTCTCCCTGCCGTTCACCAATGAGGCCGTGCCCTCGGAGGCCGAGCTGCGGATCGCCCAGGCCCAGTTGGTGGGCTGGCTGGAGGGGCTGTTCCACGGTATTCAGACGGCCCTGTTCGCCCAGCAGATGGCGGCCCGGGCCCAGTTGGAGCAGATGCGCCGCGCCCTGCCTCCCGGCGCCCCGCACGACGACGACCCGGCCCACGGCGCCCTGCGCTCGGGCCCGTATCTGTAG
- a CDS encoding MFS transporter codes for MRSYRTLFRTPEFTPFLLSFGASGAAHTIGGLALGTLVFRATGSPLLSALSMFGPQLAQLLGAAFLLSASDRLPPRALLTTLALAFAAVTAIPALPGLPVAAVFAVVLLQGLVASLGGGARGGLLNEILSKDGYVLGRSVYNMLWGLMQVGGFAAGGALLTLLSPQSCLLLAVALHLLSALVTRLGLTARPARSSGRPSPSASWRSNARLWSSRPRRLTYLGLWLPNGLVVGSASLYISYAPGDAGTLYACAALGMFAGDLLVGRLVPPAVRSRLVVPLRLLLAIPYLFFVLRPGVVPAAVAVTVASVGYAASLILQERLLSLTPDALTGQALGLHGTGMAGCQGLGALLAGTLAQLTSPATAMSLMAAASVGVTLTLAAVGGQGKGPTAVPGPRPAVGPDPAGADGRSTVAEQ; via the coding sequence ATGCGCAGCTACCGCACCCTGTTCCGGACCCCCGAATTCACCCCGTTCCTGCTCTCCTTCGGCGCCTCCGGCGCGGCCCACACCATCGGCGGCCTGGCCCTTGGAACGCTGGTGTTCCGGGCCACCGGCTCCCCGCTCCTTTCGGCGCTCAGCATGTTCGGGCCGCAGCTCGCGCAGTTGCTGGGAGCCGCCTTCCTGCTCTCGGCCTCCGACCGGCTGCCGCCGCGGGCGCTCCTGACCACCCTCGCCCTCGCGTTCGCCGCTGTCACGGCGATTCCGGCGCTGCCCGGTCTGCCGGTCGCGGCGGTCTTCGCCGTCGTCCTCCTCCAGGGCCTGGTCGCCTCCCTGGGCGGGGGCGCCCGCGGGGGGCTGCTGAACGAGATCCTGTCCAAGGACGGTTACGTACTGGGCCGTTCGGTCTACAACATGCTCTGGGGCCTGATGCAGGTGGGCGGGTTCGCGGCGGGCGGCGCCCTGCTCACGCTCCTGTCCCCGCAGAGCTGCCTGCTCCTCGCGGTGGCACTGCACCTGCTGAGCGCCCTCGTCACCCGCCTCGGCCTCACGGCCCGCCCGGCGCGCTCGTCCGGCCGCCCGTCGCCCTCGGCCTCTTGGCGCAGCAACGCCCGGCTGTGGTCGTCGCGCCCCCGCCGACTGACGTATCTGGGGCTGTGGCTCCCCAACGGGCTGGTGGTCGGCAGTGCTTCGCTGTACATCTCGTACGCCCCCGGGGACGCCGGAACGCTGTACGCGTGCGCGGCGCTGGGCATGTTCGCGGGCGATCTGCTGGTGGGCCGGCTGGTGCCGCCCGCGGTCCGCTCCCGGCTGGTGGTCCCGCTGCGGCTGCTGCTGGCGATCCCCTATCTGTTCTTCGTGCTGCGGCCCGGCGTCGTACCGGCCGCCGTCGCCGTCACGGTCGCCTCCGTCGGCTACGCGGCGAGCCTGATCCTCCAGGAACGCCTGCTCTCCCTCACCCCCGACGCACTCACCGGCCAGGCCCTCGGACTGCACGGCACCGGCATGGCGGGCTGCCAGGGCCTCGGCGCCCTGCTGGCGGGCACCCTGGCCCAACTGACCTCTCCGGCCACGGCGATGTCGCTGATGGCGGCCGCTTCGGTGGGTGTGACCCTGACGCTGGCGGCAGTGGGGGGACAGGGAAAGGGGCCGACGGCCGTCCCCGGGCCGCGTCCGGCCGTGGGGCCGGATCCGGCCGGCGCCGACGGCAGATCCACCGTCGCGGAGCAGTGA
- a CDS encoding helix-turn-helix domain-containing protein: MGLWQIGIDTLASSRFALSPFAETFASLRLLHTGSGAHPGERAWLRAQLPGYRARLAADPVAAPLVRAAFGTSWNADFLCPAPGAGEDFEETVARVRAAGPGKARDDLRVSLRGPLPAALDRDDLPERAAALLTYVWEAAVRPHWERRRRVLEADVAARTAQVSRGGWAAVLDSLRPGTRWLGESGFQVNPWPYPPREIPAGAELLFTPVTPRTGWVAWQERERYAVFYPCLGVLAEDHHRRPVPTGLGTLVGSARAGVLALLGTPLSTTQLTALTGQGLGSVGRHLRVLLDAGLVERRRAGRSVLYVRTAAGEVLVAASGPGTG, translated from the coding sequence ATGGGCTTGTGGCAGATCGGCATCGACACCCTCGCCTCCAGCCGGTTTGCGCTGTCACCGTTCGCCGAGACCTTCGCGAGCCTGCGCCTGCTGCATACGGGGAGCGGCGCCCATCCGGGCGAAAGGGCCTGGCTGCGGGCGCAGCTGCCCGGCTACCGGGCCCGTCTGGCGGCCGATCCGGTGGCGGCGCCGCTTGTCCGGGCGGCCTTCGGCACCTCGTGGAACGCCGACTTCCTCTGCCCCGCGCCGGGCGCCGGGGAGGACTTCGAGGAGACCGTGGCCCGGGTGCGTGCGGCCGGGCCCGGCAAGGCGCGGGACGATCTCCGGGTGTCCCTCCGGGGTCCGCTTCCCGCCGCCCTGGACCGGGACGATCTGCCCGAGCGGGCGGCCGCGCTTCTGACGTATGTGTGGGAGGCGGCCGTACGGCCCCACTGGGAGCGCCGGAGACGCGTCCTGGAGGCCGATGTGGCCGCGCGGACCGCGCAGGTGAGCCGGGGCGGCTGGGCGGCCGTGCTGGACTCGCTGAGACCGGGGACGCGATGGCTCGGGGAGAGCGGCTTCCAGGTCAATCCGTGGCCGTACCCGCCGCGGGAGATCCCCGCGGGGGCCGAGCTGCTGTTCACTCCGGTGACCCCGAGGACCGGATGGGTGGCGTGGCAGGAGCGCGAGCGGTACGCGGTCTTCTACCCCTGTCTCGGGGTGCTCGCCGAGGACCACCACCGGCGCCCCGTCCCGACCGGGCTCGGGACGCTCGTCGGCAGCGCCCGGGCCGGAGTGCTGGCGCTGCTCGGAACCCCCTTGAGCACGACCCAGCTGACGGCCCTGACCGGGCAGGGGCTGGGGTCGGTGGGCCGGCATCTCCGGGTGCTGCTGGACGCGGGGCTGGTGGAGCGGCGCCGGGCCGGACGATCGGTGCTGTACGTCCGCACGGCGGCCGGGGAGGTGCTGGTGGCGGCCTCGGGCCCGGGGACTGGCTGA